Within Leishmania infantum JPCM5 genome chromosome 35, the genomic segment GAGAGCGCCAAAGTATTATCTTCCTTCAGCTCGGCTTTCTTCGCTTCACCCGTCTCTCCTACTGTCTtacgcgacgctgctgctgggagCTTGAGGAGGGGCCGAGCTTGCGAGTGAGCCGCGTGACAGGTGGCACAGATACAACGATCGTACTCGCCGTTTGCTTTCCACCAATGCTGTTCTCTCTTTGCTCtcgcgcacctctctctttttctctgcttctttttgtgtgaGGTGTTCCGCAGTGTTGGTGACTCTTTCTGTTTCCTCCGTTTTCGTGTCTTCCACCTCTCTTCAGTGGTGTGCGCAGTGGGGGCGCGCGATGCAGAAGTATCAAATCTTAGGCAAGAAGGGTGAGGGCACCTTCAGCGAGGTGCTTCGTGCGCAGGACATCAAGACGCAGCAATATGTAGCAATTAAGTGCATGAAGAAGGCTTTCAAGTCCAAGGAGCAGGTGAACCGGCTTCGTGAGATTCAAGCGGTCCGGCGCCTACAGCCGCACCCGAACATTGTTGACCTGGTGGAGGTGCTCTTTGACCGTAGCACTGGCCGCCTCGCGCTTGTCTTGGAGTTGATGGATATGAGTCTCTACGAGCTCATCAAAGGGAGGAAGCAGTACCTGGgcgaggagaaggtgcggTCGTACATGTATCAGCTGTTGAAGGGGCTCGACCACGCTCACCGCATCGGTGTCTTCCACCGCGATATTAAGCCGGAGAACCTTCTCATCGACGCCGAGGGTCATCTCAAGATTGCCGACTTCGGATCGTGCAAAGGCGTCTACTCGAAGTTGCCGCTCACAGAGTACATCTCCACGCGGTGGTACCGCGCCCCCGAGTGTCTGCTGACAGATGGTTACTACAACTACAAGATGGACTTGTGGAGCGCGGGGTGCGTCTTCTTCGAGATCatcgccctcttccccctctttcctgGCAGCAACGAGCTGGACCAGGTCCACCGCATTCACAATGTCTTGGGCACTCCACCGACCGAGATTCTCGACCGCTTGAAAAAGTTCGGCACGCATATGGACTACGACTTCCCCAAAAAGCAAGGCACCGGActcgcgaagctgctgccacACGTCTCCGCGGATGCCTTAGACTTGATGAAGAAGCTGCTCACATAtgacgaggagcagcgctgcacggcGAAAGAGGCACTGCGGCACGCGTACTTTAGCAAGCTGCGCGAAGCTGACAAGAAGAGCCACCGCCCTAagcacagcgccagcatCAGCAGACCGACTACTGTCACGGACGATGCGCACGCCTCGATGGGTCTCGGCAGCAGCCCTCGCAAAACCACCAACGGGATGCCCTCGCTGAACGGCACGCTGACGGCAAGCCGCAAGCTACCGGTGATTGACGGGAAGTCGCCGACGAAGTCCAGCACGCTGGTCTCCAACCAAAGCACGCTGCACCAAGTGCACGGAGCGGTGGCGACGTCCGCCTCGGGTGAGGATCTGGTCGCGCGAAGCCTACCAAAGCTGATATAGCAGAGTTCACTGAAGGCACTGCCGTGTGTACGCTTGCCGTTTCCGGTgcacttttttttgtcgtggGAGGGGTGCCCAGGTATATATGCCCATGCCTGCACTTCGTTTTGACGTCTTGCTTTCGTCCCTTCTCCTAACTCTGGCGCCCACGCGCATGAGCAGGCGATTTTGCGCTTCCACCATGTCGGCTTCCTCCTCATGCTCCGCAGTTCTCTTCGTTGCTCTATGTCACCAGTTCAGTCATCGACAAGAGGTTAGGTGGCGGCTCACGTCTGGTGAATGTATCTCATGTGCCGGTACCATGTTGTGCTGAGAAAGTCGTTTTCCTGAAGGAAACGAGCTGGTGGACGGCCGTTAATGGCCCGAGAAAACTCgacgcggtgccgctggGTGCCCGCGCGAGTGAGGCTAGCACAGATACACTCATCTTTGGACCTTGAGGAAGGGGCGGGGACggagaagaggtgcgcgGAGGGGCAAGTGATCGTGGGAGTGCTGTTGTCCGCTCCTTGCACTTAGACTGTGTTTCGTTGGTCAGTGGTTGGCCTGCGCATGGTAgagttctttttttttttggagggGGGACCGTGGCTGCCGTGCGGTGCCCTCCTCTTGGAATCTGTAGCGAAGTGTAagacggcacacgcgcgggaaacggctgcggctgtggcaAGACGGCTTCGTGGTTTTCAACGTCTGATAGCTGAGGGaagaagacaaaaaaaaagacgggTCGTCTTTTGCTGTGACTGCAGCGATGTTCGGCCCCTTGCTGAGACCTTCCTTCGTTGTTGCGTGTGGGTGTTCCTTCTTCCGATCGCGTCTTGTCTCTCGCGCCCGTCGCGCAGTGCGCAGTACGCCTTTTCTTCCCGAGCGCCTCTCTGTTGTTGCCCTTCCCGATGTCGTCCCGCTTTGGCGCCGTGGGTGGCACATCTTTTTTGAACGACGCCTGCAGCTCGCTGCTTGCATCCTGTCGCCTTTCTCCGCGtcctgcctcctcctctgctgaAGTTTCGGTTaggcgagtgcgtgcgtgctccAGAGAGCCTTGTGCATGGCAGGGAGAGTGAAAAGGAGCACGTGGGCGGGACaacggcatcggcggcgacggcaatGAACAGAATTTGCCAGTCCGCTTCGTCTCGCTTTGATGTGTTCTTTGCCGTCACCACTGCGCCCTTCTGcgtctcctctttctccgcATCAATCGTCTTTCGCTAAATGCGTGCCTTCATCGTCCTCACCTtcagagaagaggagagagcgagaaggccccctccccctccaacaacaaaaaataTGTTGTGCGCATGATGTCTGTTTTAATGCTTTGGCTGCTTTTTGTTCTCTTTCCTGTTCTACGCTATTCCATTCTTCCGCTCTCCTTGA encodes:
- a CDS encoding putative protein kinase translates to MQKYQILGKKGEGTFSEVLRAQDIKTQQYVAIKCMKKAFKSKEQVNRLREIQAVRRLQPHPNIVDLVEVLFDRSTGRLALVLELMDMSLYELIKGRKQYLGEEKVRSYMYQLLKGLDHAHRIGVFHRDIKPENLLIDAEGHLKIADFGSCKGVYSKLPLTEYISTRWYRAPECLLTDGYYNYKMDLWSAGCVFFEIIALFPLFPGSNELDQVHRIHNVLGTPPTEILDRLKKFGTHMDYDFPKKQGTGLAKLLPHVSADALDLMKKLLTYDEEQRCTAKEALRHAYFSKLREADKKSHRPKHSASISRPTTVTDDAHASMGLGSSPRKTTNGMPSLNGTLTASRKLPVIDGKSPTKSSTLVSNQSTLHQVHGAVATSASGEDLVARSLPKLI